A window from Herbaspirillum sp. meg3 encodes these proteins:
- a CDS encoding DUF4153 domain-containing protein, whose translation MQNAMPADDNDNLQSPVSILSGRLRVALGIVQGLLLYALYSSWTAKAWISTQPMLFVPALMLAVFLPIVAVSGIGHLSRRNVLIWLATLAVVLCGLGVYDAWRADLSSLLPSQPVKEACCSDRATGESQSLPSMPLILLAIAGLFIAQAMMLAGDADGKRIASYRSYFEMAWKLLVQLMFAALFTGLFWLVLETGNALFSLIKLTFLGKLLEKSWFNIPVTTLAFSFALHLSDVRPHIVAGIRKLLLTLLSWLLPMATIVIGAFLLSILATGLEPLWQTRRASHVLLGATALLIVLINTVYQDGYHLTQKTHRFFSICTRIACLLPVPLVLLATYSLGLRVAEYGWTVTRISGAACALIAAMYATGYALAAIRMRDNFQRISATNVLTSFAILVTFLALLSPVADPARIAVADQIHRLSQGKTGIDSFDFRFLRFQGARYGVQELRQLSESGNNTYPPAVQEKSRQALASTNRWAADEFVVAAPDLHANILMHPSDRKLPKEFAAQDWRNHTEHYRLPLCMTKRSYLCDAYFVKPDPAMPEQLMIFENSSAPAIFVQDPHQQWRLAGKLIAKPACVDELKKAAGQGSLNWQLPQQRDVEINGSRVYMEPERSGVADCTKSNTEK comes from the coding sequence ATGCAAAACGCCATGCCCGCGGACGACAACGACAATCTGCAATCTCCCGTCAGCATTTTGTCCGGCCGCCTGCGCGTTGCGCTCGGCATCGTGCAGGGCTTGCTGCTTTATGCGCTGTATTCCAGCTGGACGGCCAAGGCATGGATATCGACACAGCCGATGCTGTTTGTCCCCGCGCTCATGCTCGCGGTATTTTTGCCGATCGTTGCCGTATCAGGCATCGGCCATCTGTCGCGCCGCAATGTACTGATCTGGCTGGCGACACTGGCTGTTGTGCTTTGCGGCCTTGGTGTGTATGACGCTTGGCGCGCAGATCTGTCCTCGCTCTTGCCGTCCCAACCTGTCAAGGAAGCTTGCTGCAGTGATCGAGCAACCGGCGAGTCGCAGAGCTTGCCTTCAATGCCCCTGATTCTTCTCGCGATTGCAGGCCTGTTCATCGCGCAAGCCATGATGCTGGCAGGCGACGCTGACGGCAAGCGCATCGCCAGCTACCGCAGTTATTTCGAAATGGCGTGGAAACTGCTGGTGCAACTGATGTTTGCCGCGCTGTTCACCGGCTTGTTCTGGCTGGTACTGGAAACCGGCAATGCCCTTTTCTCGCTGATCAAACTGACCTTTCTCGGCAAGCTGCTTGAAAAGAGCTGGTTCAATATCCCCGTCACCACGCTGGCGTTTTCATTCGCCCTGCATCTGAGCGACGTCCGACCACACATTGTTGCGGGCATCCGCAAGCTGCTGCTGACCTTGCTGTCGTGGCTGCTGCCGATGGCAACGATCGTGATCGGCGCGTTTTTGCTGAGCATCCTGGCGACAGGGCTGGAACCCCTGTGGCAAACACGGCGCGCGTCACACGTCCTGCTGGGTGCGACGGCTCTGCTGATCGTGCTGATTAATACCGTGTATCAGGACGGCTATCACCTGACGCAAAAGACGCACCGCTTCTTCAGCATCTGCACACGCATCGCCTGCCTGTTGCCTGTTCCACTGGTATTGCTGGCCACCTACTCGCTGGGTCTGCGGGTAGCGGAGTACGGCTGGACCGTCACCCGCATCTCCGGTGCAGCATGTGCGTTGATCGCAGCGATGTATGCGACCGGATATGCACTCGCGGCCATTCGCATGCGTGACAATTTTCAGCGCATCTCCGCCACCAATGTGCTGACCAGCTTCGCCATTCTTGTGACCTTTCTGGCCTTGCTGTCGCCGGTAGCTGATCCGGCGCGTATTGCAGTTGCCGACCAAATCCATCGACTGAGCCAAGGCAAGACCGGCATAGACAGTTTCGATTTTCGCTTCCTGCGGTTTCAGGGCGCACGCTATGGTGTGCAAGAGTTGAGGCAGCTCAGCGAGTCCGGTAACAACACCTATCCTCCAGCCGTTCAGGAGAAATCCCGTCAGGCGTTGGCAAGCACCAATCGCTGGGCAGCAGACGAATTCGTCGTGGCCGCGCCGGACCTGCACGCGAACATCCTCATGCATCCCTCCGATCGCAAGCTGCCGAAGGAATTCGCTGCCCAGGACTGGCGCAACCATACGGAGCACTATCGCCTGCCTCTTTGCATGACCAAACGGAGCTATCTGTGTGATGCCTATTTCGTCAAACCTGATCCCGCCATGCCTGAGCAATTGATGATTTTTGAAAACAGCAGCGCGCCCGCGATCTTCGTGCAAGATCCCCATCAACAATGGCGACTGGCAGGCAAGTTGATCGCAAAACCGGCATGTGTGGATGAATTGAAAAAAGCCGCCGGACAAGGCAGCCTGAACTGGCAATTGCCGCAACAACGTGATGTTGAGATAAATGGATCACGCGTCTATATGGAGCCGGAGCGAAGCGGCGTAGCAGACTGCACAAAAAGCAACACAGAAAAGTAA
- a CDS encoding fumarylacetoacetate hydrolase family protein, with the protein MDKNRRNWIKAGASAAVGSVLMGQNLTQAQTVNNGQQALVVTPLAGKIGMRLATARLGSSGAPTVIAVLDDGRVVDLKSEAQRQNVTLVFDASSMLALVASGNAGFAQVKAVVDRAAQQSGLPNVSQVTLMSPIPRPDRNIYCVGWNYLDHFEEGKNARADKAVQKLPDHPVFFTKATHTMNGPFDPIPHDITNSNTTDWEAELAVVIGQRGRNIPEDKAMDYVFGYAAYNDTTSREVQQKRHGGQWFKGKSLDGHGPMGPWIVTAAGVQLDDVRVICRVNGVEKQNAGYKQMYFKIPRIIAELSRGMTLEPGDIIATGTPSGVGFARTPPEFLKPGDLLETEITGVGIIRNPIRSEV; encoded by the coding sequence ATGGACAAGAACCGTCGCAATTGGATCAAGGCCGGTGCATCGGCAGCAGTCGGCAGCGTGTTGATGGGACAAAATCTGACGCAGGCGCAGACCGTAAATAATGGCCAGCAAGCGTTGGTAGTCACGCCGCTGGCCGGAAAAATCGGCATGCGTCTGGCCACGGCACGGTTGGGCAGCTCCGGCGCACCAACGGTCATCGCCGTGCTGGACGATGGCCGCGTGGTGGATCTCAAAAGCGAAGCACAGCGTCAGAACGTGACGCTAGTGTTTGACGCCTCGTCAATGCTGGCATTGGTTGCCAGCGGCAACGCGGGATTTGCGCAGGTGAAAGCAGTGGTGGATCGTGCGGCTCAGCAATCCGGTTTGCCCAATGTCAGCCAGGTCACGCTGATGTCACCGATACCTCGCCCTGACCGCAATATTTATTGCGTCGGCTGGAACTACCTCGACCACTTCGAAGAAGGCAAGAATGCGCGCGCCGACAAGGCGGTGCAAAAGCTGCCCGATCATCCGGTGTTTTTCACCAAGGCTACGCATACGATGAACGGACCCTTCGATCCGATTCCGCATGACATCACCAACTCCAACACGACCGACTGGGAAGCCGAACTCGCCGTCGTCATCGGTCAGCGCGGACGCAATATCCCGGAAGACAAGGCGATGGATTACGTCTTCGGCTATGCCGCCTACAACGACACCACCTCGCGCGAAGTCCAGCAGAAGCGCCACGGCGGACAATGGTTCAAGGGCAAGAGCCTGGATGGACACGGGCCGATGGGGCCGTGGATCGTCACCGCAGCGGGCGTGCAGCTCGACGACGTGCGCGTGATCTGCCGCGTCAACGGCGTAGAAAAACAGAATGCCGGCTACAAGCAGATGTACTTCAAAATCCCACGCATCATCGCCGAGCTGTCACGCGGCATGACGCTGGAGCCGGGCGATATCATCGCGACCGGCACGCCATCGGGTGTTGGCTTTGCGCGCACACCGCCGGAATTCCTGAAACCGGGCGACCTGCTGGAAACCGAAATTACCGGTGTCGGCATTATTCGCAATCCGATCAGATCGGAAGTGTAG
- a CDS encoding LysR substrate-binding domain-containing protein, with product MTLTELKYIVAVARQKHFGHAAEACFVAQPTLSVAIKKLEDELGVIIFERGGTEVSVTPLGAQIVAQAERVLEQTAAIKEIASQNKDPLSGPLRLGIIYTIGPYLLPSLVKTMIETVPQMPLILQENFTTRLIELLRQGELDAAIMALPFPEHGLIVQPLYDEEFVIALPKHHKWAERKEITAQDLKTETMLLLGNGHCFRDQVLEVCPEMSRFSTAGDGIARTFEGSSLETIRHMVSSGIGITVLPQASVPDMNAKDGMVRYVPFAKPIPSRRVVIAWRKSFTRQAAIDTVRKAVLACNLPGVDMLHEAEVTEG from the coding sequence ATGACACTCACCGAACTCAAGTACATCGTCGCCGTAGCGCGCCAAAAACATTTCGGCCACGCTGCCGAAGCCTGTTTTGTGGCGCAGCCGACCTTGTCGGTCGCGATCAAGAAACTGGAAGACGAACTCGGCGTCATCATCTTCGAACGCGGCGGCACAGAGGTTTCGGTCACGCCATTGGGTGCACAGATCGTCGCACAGGCCGAACGCGTTCTGGAACAAACCGCCGCCATCAAGGAAATCGCCAGCCAGAACAAAGACCCGCTGTCCGGCCCGCTGCGCCTGGGCATCATCTACACCATTGGCCCTTATCTGTTGCCCTCGCTGGTCAAGACCATGATCGAGACCGTGCCGCAGATGCCGCTGATCCTGCAGGAAAATTTCACCACGCGCCTGATTGAGTTGCTGCGCCAGGGTGAGCTGGATGCCGCCATCATGGCGCTGCCTTTCCCTGAGCACGGCCTGATCGTGCAACCGCTGTACGACGAAGAATTTGTCATCGCCCTGCCCAAGCATCACAAATGGGCCGAGCGCAAGGAAATCACCGCGCAGGATCTGAAAACCGAAACCATGCTGCTGCTCGGCAATGGTCATTGCTTCCGCGATCAGGTGCTGGAAGTCTGCCCGGAAATGTCGCGCTTCTCGACCGCCGGCGACGGCATTGCGCGCACCTTCGAAGGCTCTTCGCTGGAAACCATCCGCCACATGGTGTCGTCCGGTATCGGCATCACCGTGTTGCCGCAGGCCTCGGTGCCCGACATGAACGCCAAGGACGGCATGGTGCGTTACGTGCCGTTCGCCAAACCAATTCCTTCGCGCCGCGTAGTCATCGCCTGGCGCAAGAGCTTCACTCGCCAGGCCGCCATCGATACAGTACGCAAGGCTGTACTGGCCTGCAATTTGCCGGGTGTCGACATGCTGCACGAAGCAGAAGTCACGGAAGGCTGA
- a CDS encoding nuclear transport factor 2 family protein → MPSKDTLEKFIARVEANAHIEAVEEFYAEDSTMQENGNPPRFGRDAHVANERKVMARVRNLKSKCVRPVFVEGDKVVIRWIFRFEWQDGTVTHMEELAYQRWEGERIAEETFFYDPAQRVPLVEEKY, encoded by the coding sequence ATGCCAAGCAAAGACACGCTGGAAAAGTTTATCGCTCGCGTCGAAGCGAATGCGCATATTGAGGCGGTGGAAGAGTTCTACGCCGAAGACTCCACCATGCAGGAAAACGGCAACCCGCCGCGCTTTGGCCGCGATGCCCACGTTGCCAACGAACGCAAGGTCATGGCGCGTGTCAGGAACCTGAAGTCAAAATGCGTACGGCCGGTGTTTGTCGAAGGCGACAAAGTGGTGATTCGATGGATCTTCCGCTTTGAATGGCAAGACGGCACCGTCACCCACATGGAAGAGCTGGCCTATCAGCGCTGGGAAGGTGAACGCATCGCCGAAGAAACTTTCTTCTACGACCCGGCGCAACGCGTGCCGCTCGTAGAAGAAAAGTATTGA
- a CDS encoding RidA family protein translates to MNLEQRLTELAITLPASAAPGAQYAPGVVHQGLAWIAGQLPRDGDRVLVSGKLGREVSIEDAKMGARAALIRALAALRDTVGDLRGIDKILRLNVYVNSTEDFSQQSAVADGASSLIYELFGPEQGRHARTSVGVAQLPRNAAVELDIVVALEG, encoded by the coding sequence ATGAATCTGGAACAACGTCTTACCGAACTTGCCATCACCCTGCCTGCCTCCGCCGCTCCCGGCGCGCAATATGCTCCCGGCGTTGTACATCAGGGGCTGGCCTGGATTGCCGGCCAGCTGCCACGCGACGGCGATCGTGTACTGGTATCCGGCAAGCTGGGCCGCGAGGTCAGTATCGAGGATGCAAAGATGGGCGCGCGTGCCGCGCTGATCCGCGCACTGGCCGCCTTGCGCGACACCGTCGGCGATCTCCGGGGCATCGACAAGATCCTGCGCCTGAATGTCTACGTCAACAGCACTGAGGATTTCAGCCAGCAAAGCGCCGTAGCCGACGGCGCGTCATCGCTGATTTATGAATTGTTCGGCCCCGAACAAGGTCGTCACGCTCGCACCAGCGTCGGTGTCGCGCAATTGCCACGCAATGCGGCGGTGGAATTGGATATTGTGGTGGCGTTGGAAGGCTGA
- the cheD gene encoding chemoreceptor glutamine deamidase CheD → MNANIEQFASHVYHDRNFNCDTAKILPGEYYYTHHDMMIVTVLGSCVSACIRDRVSGIGGMNHFMLPDGGNDADSPISSSMRYGTYAMEILINEVLKAGAKRENLESKVFGGGAVLRGFNAINVGERNAAFVRSYLRTEGIRVVAEDLNDIWPRKVHYFPRSGKVLVKKLKSADPALEMKERDYAGKLAKKPVGGDIDLF, encoded by the coding sequence ATGAACGCAAATATCGAGCAGTTCGCTTCCCATGTCTACCATGACCGCAATTTCAATTGCGATACGGCAAAAATTCTTCCTGGCGAATACTATTACACGCATCATGACATGATGATCGTAACGGTACTGGGATCGTGCGTGTCGGCGTGCATTCGCGATCGCGTCAGCGGCATCGGCGGGATGAACCATTTCATGCTGCCGGATGGCGGCAATGACGCCGACAGCCCGATTTCATCCTCGATGCGCTATGGCACTTACGCCATGGAAATCCTGATCAATGAAGTCCTCAAGGCCGGCGCCAAGCGCGAGAATCTCGAGTCGAAGGTATTTGGCGGCGGCGCCGTGTTGCGCGGATTCAATGCGATCAATGTCGGCGAGCGCAATGCAGCCTTTGTCAGGAGCTATCTGCGCACCGAAGGCATTCGCGTGGTCGCCGAAGATCTGAACGACATCTGGCCACGCAAGGTGCATTACTTCCCGCGTTCCGGCAAGGTACTGGTCAAAAAACTGAAGTCCGCCGATCCGGCACTGGAGATGAAAGAACGCGATTACGCCGGCAAACTGGCGAAGAAGCCAGTCGGCGGTGATATCGACTTATTTTAA
- a CDS encoding TRAP transporter substrate-binding protein, with translation MSLSSLTKRCALAASVSALLLQAGSAAAQSASLHLINEYPATSITASADLQFAASVKQLSNGDIAVTTLQEAANPYKGKDQVSAVSSGKAEIGTLFAGILGGSDSFFLLSSLPFVVDDFEQAQSLFTCTQPELERHLAALNMRLLYATPWPPSGIWSAKAVPDVDAIKALNIRTYDDNSRGVFQRVGANSVNLPFSAVGPKLVSGELNAVLSSGDGGAGNRLWDHLPNFTAISYAIPLSYTIINSDVWNKLTPAQQSILTQAAKATSDASWANVKSRIQDNYARMKEHNMQLNLQPAASVRQALRKAGQEQTDSWWQQDKNSEVQTRCAAVLQAK, from the coding sequence ATGTCGTTGTCCTCATTGACCAAACGTTGTGCCCTTGCCGCTTCTGTCTCGGCCTTGCTTTTGCAGGCCGGATCGGCAGCAGCACAAAGTGCGTCGCTGCATCTGATCAACGAATATCCTGCTACCTCGATCACCGCCAGCGCCGACCTGCAGTTTGCGGCCTCGGTCAAACAGTTATCCAATGGCGACATCGCCGTGACCACTCTGCAAGAAGCCGCAAATCCCTACAAGGGCAAGGATCAGGTCAGTGCAGTCAGCAGTGGCAAGGCAGAGATCGGCACGCTTTTCGCCGGCATTCTGGGCGGCAGCGATTCATTCTTCCTGCTGTCGTCACTGCCTTTCGTGGTGGATGATTTCGAGCAGGCGCAATCGCTGTTCACCTGCACCCAACCGGAGCTGGAACGCCATCTGGCGGCGCTGAACATGCGCTTGCTGTACGCCACACCATGGCCGCCATCCGGCATCTGGTCGGCCAAGGCTGTGCCGGACGTCGATGCGATCAAGGCGCTCAACATCCGCACTTATGACGACAACAGCCGAGGCGTCTTCCAACGCGTCGGCGCCAATAGCGTCAACCTGCCTTTCTCCGCTGTCGGCCCCAAGCTGGTTTCCGGCGAACTCAATGCCGTGCTGTCCTCCGGCGATGGTGGCGCGGGCAATCGCCTATGGGACCATCTGCCCAACTTTACCGCGATCAGCTATGCGATCCCGTTGAGCTATACCATCATTAATAGCGACGTCTGGAACAAGCTGACCCCGGCACAGCAAAGCATCCTGACGCAAGCGGCCAAAGCCACCAGCGACGCGAGTTGGGCCAACGTCAAGAGTCGTATCCAGGACAACTATGCCCGCATGAAAGAACACAATATGCAGCTGAATCTGCAGCCTGCGGCGAGCGTACGCCAGGCGTTGCGCAAGGCCGGCCAGGAGCAGACTGACAGCTGGTGGCAGCAAGATAAAAATAGCGAAGTCCAAACACGCTGCGCAGCCGTATTGCAGGCAAAATAA
- a CDS encoding cytochrome c family protein encodes MSKKQIWIRALAVTIFCLPISAKAVGDVAAGKAAFAKCASCHQIGPSARAGFGPQLNGIVGRPAGSTKDYRYSAAMQNARIVWTEDKLRAFMKAPGDVVPGTKMRFWGISNEKDLDNLLAYMKTNP; translated from the coding sequence ATGAGTAAAAAACAAATATGGATTCGGGCTTTGGCGGTCACGATATTTTGCCTGCCGATTTCAGCAAAGGCCGTGGGCGACGTCGCTGCCGGCAAGGCGGCGTTTGCCAAATGTGCCAGCTGCCACCAGATCGGCCCCTCGGCGCGCGCTGGTTTCGGGCCGCAGCTCAACGGTATCGTCGGCCGCCCGGCTGGTTCGACCAAGGACTATCGCTATTCGGCGGCGATGCAAAACGCGCGCATCGTCTGGACGGAAGACAAGTTGCGCGCCTTCATGAAAGCGCCGGGCGACGTGGTGCCGGGCACCAAGATGCGGTTTTGGGGTATCAGCAATGAAAAGGATCTCGATAACTTGCTGGCGTACATGAAGACGAATCCTTAG
- a CDS encoding glyoxalase superfamily protein: protein MQLMPAIPIIRIFSEDKAREFYLDFLGFQLDWEHRFEPGAPLYLQISRADLTLHLSEHYGDAAPGATIFARLHGIDAFHQELTAKDYPYARPGVESLPWGRQMQIADPFGNRLRFCEQMHSQ, encoded by the coding sequence GTGCAGTTGATGCCCGCGATCCCGATCATCCGCATCTTTTCCGAAGACAAAGCCAGAGAGTTTTATCTTGATTTTCTTGGTTTCCAACTTGATTGGGAGCACCGCTTTGAACCGGGTGCTCCGCTTTACCTGCAGATCAGCCGCGCCGACCTGACCCTGCATCTGAGTGAACACTATGGCGACGCCGCACCAGGTGCGACCATCTTTGCGCGCTTACACGGCATTGATGCGTTTCATCAGGAACTGACCGCCAAAGATTATCCCTATGCCCGTCCAGGCGTGGAAAGCCTGCCTTGGGGCCGCCAGATGCAAATCGCCGATCCTTTCGGCAATCGCCTGCGCTTTTGTGAGCAAATGCATTCCCAGTAA
- the yfcF gene encoding glutathione transferase, protein MNSPSFTLYVDAQFLSPYAMSAFVALTEKNQPFELRTVDLTLQHNHLPEYAQLSMTHRVPTLCEGDFHLSESSAIDEYLEDRFSEVAPLYPRDPRQKAKAREVQAWLRSDLGPIRQERPTEAVFLGKKYDPLSTAAQFAAHKLIQAVDALLSEDAANLFGEWCIADTDLAVMINRLALHGDALPPKLIAYAQQQWQRPSVQRWLALERPTVS, encoded by the coding sequence TTGAACTCGCCGTCTTTCACCCTGTACGTTGATGCCCAATTTCTCAGTCCCTATGCGATGTCTGCCTTTGTCGCTCTGACGGAAAAAAATCAGCCGTTCGAACTGCGTACCGTCGACCTGACGCTGCAGCACAATCATTTGCCGGAATATGCGCAACTGTCGATGACGCATCGCGTGCCGACGCTCTGCGAGGGAGATTTTCATTTATCGGAATCGTCGGCCATCGACGAATATCTGGAAGACCGTTTCTCTGAAGTTGCCCCGCTGTATCCACGGGATCCGCGCCAGAAAGCCAAAGCTCGTGAAGTGCAAGCATGGTTGCGCAGCGACCTCGGACCGATCCGGCAAGAGCGCCCTACCGAAGCCGTGTTTCTCGGCAAAAAATACGACCCCTTGTCGACCGCGGCCCAGTTTGCCGCGCACAAGCTGATCCAGGCGGTCGATGCGCTGCTGAGTGAAGATGCGGCCAACCTGTTCGGAGAATGGTGTATTGCCGACACCGATCTCGCGGTGATGATCAATCGCCTCGCCTTGCATGGCGACGCCTTGCCGCCCAAGCTGATTGCCTATGCACAGCAACAGTGGCAGCGGCCATCGGTGCAGCGTTGGCTGGCGCTGGAACGGCCGACCGTTTCGTAA
- the gcvA gene encoding transcriptional regulator GcvA has product MTVRKLPSLNALRAFEASARHQRFTLAGEELNVTAGAISHQVKALEDELGVTLFERLSNQLRLTQAGQRYLEVIGDAFDRIESGTRSLYAQTDRQHLAISTSPNFAAKWLVPRLGEFTAQYPEMELRLDQSERHTNFIREEIDVAIRYGEGPWSGLSCTRLGDEFLLPVCAPSLIAFRSVKEIANASLLHVNDRQGWTDWFVEQGEPVVAGGGIIFNQESAAVDAAIAGQGVALARSSLVAHALQQQRLIVPLAQNLTFRQNKHAYWLVYPQEGETDGNVAAFSHWLLQAFEKDRQFWKELTGK; this is encoded by the coding sequence ATGACCGTTCGCAAACTGCCGTCGCTCAATGCCCTGCGTGCCTTCGAGGCATCGGCGCGGCATCAGCGTTTTACGCTGGCGGGAGAAGAGCTCAACGTCACCGCCGGCGCCATCAGTCATCAGGTCAAGGCGCTGGAAGATGAACTCGGCGTGACTCTGTTCGAACGCTTGTCCAATCAGCTGCGATTGACGCAAGCCGGGCAACGCTATCTGGAGGTCATCGGCGATGCCTTCGACCGTATCGAAAGCGGCACCCGCAGCTTGTACGCGCAAACAGACCGGCAGCATCTGGCGATTTCCACGTCTCCCAATTTCGCCGCCAAATGGCTGGTGCCGCGTCTGGGCGAATTCACCGCGCAATATCCGGAGATGGAATTGCGTCTGGATCAGAGCGAGCGCCACACCAACTTCATCCGTGAAGAAATCGATGTCGCCATTCGCTACGGCGAAGGCCCATGGTCTGGCTTGTCGTGCACGCGGCTGGGTGACGAATTCTTGCTGCCTGTCTGTGCACCTTCTCTTATCGCCTTCCGGTCAGTGAAGGAAATCGCCAATGCCAGTTTGTTGCACGTGAATGACCGTCAAGGCTGGACGGATTGGTTCGTGGAACAGGGCGAGCCGGTTGTGGCCGGTGGCGGCATTATCTTCAATCAGGAGAGCGCTGCCGTCGATGCCGCTATCGCCGGGCAGGGTGTGGCGCTGGCGCGTTCTTCGCTGGTAGCACATGCCTTGCAGCAGCAACGCCTGATCGTGCCGCTGGCGCAGAATCTGACGTTCAGGCAAAACAAGCACGCTTACTGGCTGGTGTATCCGCAGGAAGGTGAGACCGATGGCAACGTCGCCGCCTTTTCCCATTGGTTATTGCAGGCGTTTGAAAAAGACCGGCAATTCTGGAAGGAGTTGACCGGAAAATAA